One region of Anaeromyxobacter paludicola genomic DNA includes:
- a CDS encoding helix-turn-helix transcriptional regulator has product MDSQVRAARERLGMTREQLAVKAGVSSSTVYLVERAGLMSKTTAAKLAVVLGVSAEELRP; this is encoded by the coding sequence GTGGACAGCCAGGTCAGGGCTGCGCGCGAGCGGCTCGGCATGACGCGTGAGCAGCTGGCCGTGAAGGCGGGAGTCTCCTCGTCGACGGTGTACCTCGTTGAGCGCGCCGGCCTGATGAGCAAGACGACAGCCGCGAAGCTGGCGGTGGTCCTCGGGGTCTCGGCAGAGGAGCTGCGCCCGTGA
- a CDS encoding glutamine--tRNA ligase/YqeY domain fusion protein gives MAEASRPQNFLTEIVERDLAAGLDGGQVVTRFPPEPNGYLHIGHAKSILLNFGLARQYGGRTHLRFDDTNPTKEEVEYVESIEADVRWLGGDWGEHLHFASDYFERMYACAERLILEGKAFVDTQSQEEIREQRGSFERPGVESPFRNRPAAESLDLFRRMRAGEFPDGACVLRARIDMAHENVLLRDPLLYRIRHAHHHRTGDAWCIYPMYDYAHPLEDAFEGVTHSICTLEFESNRALYDWVLDNLGPWSPRPRQYEFARLALGYTVMSKRKLLRLVEEGRVAGWDDPRMPTLAGLRRRGVTPEALRDFAELIGVAKNNSVVDIGKFEFAIRGDLEARAPRALAVLNPLPVTITTWPADRVESLELPWWPLEPARGGRQVPFGRELLVEREDFSEDPPADWKRLAPGREVRLAGGYVVKCDEVVRGAGGEVIGLRCSHDPASLADAGRKVAGGTLNWVHAPSAVAAPVRLYDRLFTVEQPDAVEDFLTVLNPDSLRVAAGARLEPALAAAEPGSRWQFLRQGYFFADPVESRPGAPVWNRTITLKDTWAARQAPRAEREPRRPRPAAAAGEPRRSREELRAEQLAADPARASRFARLQAAGLGADEADAVAADPAATALFEAAVAAPADPRAAARWLVNELAGLAAGRPLDSLPVTGPAFGRFVALVESGRVTPAGGKVLLAALVARGGEPAPLVAELGLEKVTDRAAVEAAVDRALAARRAEADRYRAGEKKLFGVLVGAAMKETQGAADAALVRQVLQDKLG, from the coding sequence ATGGCCGAAGCCTCCCGCCCCCAGAATTTCCTCACCGAGATCGTGGAGCGCGACCTCGCCGCCGGGCTCGACGGCGGCCAGGTCGTGACCCGCTTCCCGCCCGAGCCGAACGGCTACCTGCACATCGGCCACGCCAAGTCGATCCTGCTCAACTTCGGCCTGGCCCGGCAGTACGGCGGCCGCACCCACCTGCGCTTCGACGACACCAACCCGACCAAGGAGGAGGTCGAGTACGTCGAGTCGATCGAGGCCGACGTCCGCTGGCTCGGCGGCGACTGGGGCGAGCACCTCCACTTCGCCTCCGACTACTTCGAGCGGATGTACGCGTGCGCCGAGCGGCTCATCCTCGAGGGCAAGGCCTTCGTGGACACGCAGTCGCAGGAGGAGATCCGCGAGCAGCGGGGCAGCTTCGAGCGCCCCGGGGTGGAGAGCCCGTTCCGGAACCGCCCGGCCGCCGAGAGCCTCGACCTCTTCCGCCGCATGCGGGCCGGGGAGTTCCCGGACGGCGCCTGCGTGCTGCGCGCCCGGATCGACATGGCGCACGAGAACGTGCTCCTGCGCGACCCGCTCCTCTACCGGATCCGGCACGCGCACCACCACCGCACCGGCGACGCGTGGTGCATCTACCCGATGTACGACTACGCCCACCCGCTCGAGGACGCCTTCGAGGGGGTGACGCACTCCATCTGCACGCTCGAGTTCGAGTCGAACCGCGCCCTCTACGACTGGGTGCTCGACAACCTGGGCCCCTGGAGCCCCCGCCCGCGCCAGTACGAGTTCGCCCGGCTGGCCCTCGGCTACACCGTCATGTCGAAGCGGAAGCTCCTCCGACTGGTCGAGGAGGGGCGCGTCGCCGGCTGGGACGACCCGCGCATGCCCACCCTCGCCGGCCTGCGGCGGCGCGGGGTCACGCCCGAGGCGCTGCGCGACTTCGCCGAGCTCATCGGCGTCGCCAAGAACAACAGCGTGGTGGACATCGGCAAGTTCGAGTTCGCCATCCGCGGCGACCTCGAGGCGCGGGCGCCGCGGGCGCTCGCGGTCCTGAACCCCTTGCCGGTCACGATCACCACCTGGCCAGCGGACCGCGTCGAGTCGCTCGAGCTCCCCTGGTGGCCGCTTGAGCCGGCGCGCGGCGGGCGGCAGGTGCCCTTCGGCCGCGAGCTCCTGGTCGAGCGGGAGGACTTCTCGGAGGACCCGCCGGCCGACTGGAAGCGGCTCGCGCCGGGGCGCGAGGTCCGGCTCGCCGGCGGCTACGTCGTGAAGTGCGACGAGGTGGTCCGCGGCGCGGGCGGCGAGGTGATCGGGCTCCGCTGCAGCCACGACCCCGCGTCGCTCGCCGACGCCGGCCGGAAGGTCGCCGGCGGCACGCTCAACTGGGTCCACGCGCCCTCCGCGGTGGCGGCGCCGGTGCGGCTCTACGACCGGCTCTTCACCGTCGAGCAGCCGGACGCGGTCGAGGACTTCCTCACCGTGCTCAACCCCGACTCGCTCCGGGTGGCCGCGGGAGCGCGGCTCGAGCCGGCCCTGGCGGCGGCCGAGCCGGGCAGCCGCTGGCAGTTCCTCCGGCAGGGCTACTTCTTCGCCGATCCGGTCGAGTCGCGCCCGGGCGCGCCGGTCTGGAACCGGACCATCACCCTCAAGGACACCTGGGCCGCCCGCCAGGCGCCCAGGGCCGAGCGCGAGCCGCGCCGGCCGAGGCCCGCGGCGGCCGCGGGCGAGCCGCGCCGGAGCCGCGAGGAGCTCCGGGCCGAGCAGCTCGCCGCCGACCCGGCGCGCGCGTCCCGGTTCGCGCGGCTCCAGGCCGCCGGGCTCGGGGCCGACGAGGCCGACGCCGTGGCCGCCGACCCGGCGGCGACTGCCCTCTTCGAGGCCGCCGTGGCCGCGCCCGCCGACCCCCGCGCCGCGGCGCGCTGGCTCGTGAACGAGCTCGCCGGCCTCGCCGCCGGGCGCCCCCTCGATTCCCTGCCCGTCACCGGGCCCGCCTTCGGGCGCTTCGTGGCCCTCGTCGAGTCCGGCCGGGTCACGCCGGCCGGCGGCAAGGTGCTGCTCGCCGCGCTGGTCGCGCGCGGCGGCGAGCCGGCGCCGCTCGTCGCGGAGCTCGGGCTCGAGAAGGTGACCGACCGGGCCGCCGTCGAGGCGGCCGTGGACCGCGCCCTCGCGGCGCGCCGCGCCGAGGCCGACCGGTACCGGGCTGGCGAGAAGAAGCTCTTCGGCGTGCTGGTGGGCGCCGCCATGAAGGAGACGCAGGGCGCGGCCGACGCCGCGCTGGTGCGTCAGGTGCTGCAGGACAAGCTCGGCTGA